A single genomic interval of Petroclostridium xylanilyticum harbors:
- a CDS encoding TrmH family RNA methyltransferase: MYIEITSTANKIFKHIKSLGSKSYREKYNEFVIEGARLIKDALQSSAPVNTIVINDSFLGQRDNSEILELISKSDIKIYKLNDRMFKDISHTETPQGILGVVSTKLYSIREIINKTNLSFYIFCDGVQDPGNMGTIIRTADAAGADAVILSKGCVDVYNPKTVRATMGSLFHLPIIKIEDTVEALLYFKQMGLCVISGYLSNSVYHFDVDMKKGVVIVVGNEANGISDEVIKLSDYLVKIPIIGQAESLNAGIASGILMYEVVRQRMM, encoded by the coding sequence ATGTACATTGAAATTACCAGTACTGCAAATAAAATCTTTAAGCATATAAAGTCTCTTGGTTCTAAAAGTTACAGGGAGAAGTACAATGAATTTGTAATAGAGGGAGCGCGTTTAATAAAGGATGCACTTCAGTCTTCTGCACCTGTTAATACCATTGTGATAAATGACAGCTTTTTAGGACAGAGAGATAATAGTGAAATTTTAGAATTGATTTCTAAAAGTGACATTAAAATATATAAGCTTAACGACCGAATGTTTAAAGATATTTCTCATACAGAAACACCACAAGGTATTCTTGGAGTTGTTTCTACTAAGTTATACTCCATCAGAGAAATTATTAATAAAACAAATTTATCTTTTTACATTTTTTGTGACGGCGTACAGGATCCGGGAAATATGGGGACAATTATAAGAACGGCAGATGCGGCGGGGGCAGATGCTGTAATATTATCTAAAGGATGTGTAGATGTATATAATCCTAAGACAGTACGTGCGACAATGGGATCGTTATTTCATTTACCTATTATCAAGATTGAGGATACTGTTGAAGCTTTACTTTATTTTAAGCAAATGGGGCTGTGTGTTATTTCCGGGTACCTGTCCAACTCTGTCTATCACTTTGATGTAGACATGAAAAAAGGAGTTGTCATTGTTGTTGGAAATGAAGCTAACGGAATATCTGACGAGGTAATTAAACTTTCGGATTATTTAGTGAAAATCCCGATAATAGGTCAGGCAGAATCATTAAATGCGGGTATAGCGTCTGGAATATTAATGTATGAGGTAGTAAGGCAACGGATGATGTGA
- a CDS encoding potassium channel family protein, translating to MSSFVVIGIGRFGRSVAKTLYELGNEVLAIDENEEIIQDISEYVTHAVAGDVTDENVLKSLGIRNFDVAVVAIGGNMESSILVTVLLKEMGVKYILAKAQSELHAKVLSRVGADRVILPERDMGVRVAHNLVSTNILDYIELSPDYSIMEITAPEHWEGKTLKELNVRVRYGINIMAIKNGTEINISPKADDVIRQDDVLVVIGSNDDLNKLDRR from the coding sequence ATGAGTTCTTTTGTTGTAATAGGGATTGGAAGGTTTGGACGAAGTGTAGCTAAAACCTTGTACGAACTGGGCAATGAAGTCTTGGCCATTGACGAAAATGAAGAAATCATACAGGATATATCTGAATATGTAACCCATGCTGTTGCAGGAGACGTTACCGATGAAAATGTTTTAAAGTCTCTTGGAATTAGAAACTTTGATGTTGCAGTTGTTGCCATTGGAGGAAACATGGAGTCGAGTATTCTTGTGACGGTACTCTTAAAAGAGATGGGAGTAAAATATATACTTGCCAAGGCCCAAAGTGAACTTCATGCAAAGGTATTAAGCAGGGTAGGTGCCGACAGGGTAATACTCCCCGAAAGGGACATGGGAGTTAGGGTGGCACACAACCTTGTTTCCACTAATATCCTTGACTATATTGAGCTGTCCCCTGATTATAGCATTATGGAAATTACTGCGCCCGAGCATTGGGAAGGTAAGACTTTAAAAGAACTCAACGTCAGGGTCAGGTATGGTATTAATATTATGGCTATCAAAAACGGTACAGAAATTAACATATCACCCAAAGCAGATGATGTAATAAGGCAGGATGACGTTTTAGTGGTCATTGGATCGAATGATGACCTTAACAAATTAGACAGAAGGTAA
- a CDS encoding TrkH family potassium uptake protein, which produces MVIIIKNLSRLLNFTPTQVIPLGFASVILIGAVLLTLPIASRNGNSIGFINALFTATSAVCVTGLVVVDTYTHWTIFGQVVILSLIQIGGLGFMTMATLFSLILGRRIGLKERLLIAESLNQYSLEGMVRLTRQILLGTLLFEGAGALILSIKFASEYGLALGIYKGIFHSISAFCNAGFDLMGDKGKFSSLVSYVDDTVVNLTIMALIVIGGLGFSVWEDIYRVRSFRGLKLHTKLVLVVTAILLVFGFIIFFLLEFNNPKTLQPLSMKGKILAAMFQSVTPRTAGFNTLSLPDLTNASKFITIILMFIGGSPGSTAGGIKTATAGVLFFAVLSVLKGSEDTNMFKRRLNTEVVLRSLAIVVISLGIVIVTTTVLSIFEKATFIEQIFEAVSAFGTVGLSLGITPNLNTASKIALIITMFLGRVGVLTMGLALTIKMQKSNAKYKYPEGKVMVG; this is translated from the coding sequence ATTGTCATTATAATAAAGAATCTAAGTCGTCTGTTAAATTTTACTCCTACACAAGTTATTCCCCTTGGATTTGCATCAGTTATTTTGATTGGCGCTGTATTGCTAACCCTTCCTATAGCATCCAGGAATGGAAATAGTATCGGATTTATCAATGCGCTATTTACTGCAACCTCAGCTGTATGTGTTACAGGGTTGGTAGTGGTAGATACCTATACTCACTGGACTATCTTTGGACAGGTGGTTATTCTTTCTCTTATACAGATAGGCGGTCTTGGTTTTATGACAATGGCTACACTATTTTCGCTAATACTTGGGCGTAGAATTGGCTTAAAAGAAAGATTGCTAATAGCAGAATCTCTTAACCAGTATAGCTTGGAAGGGATGGTAAGGCTTACCAGACAAATTCTGCTGGGTACCTTATTGTTTGAAGGTGCAGGGGCATTAATTTTATCAATAAAGTTTGCCAGTGAATATGGATTGGCGCTTGGAATTTACAAAGGAATCTTTCACTCTATTTCGGCCTTTTGTAATGCCGGATTTGATTTGATGGGAGATAAAGGAAAGTTTAGCAGCTTGGTATCCTATGTTGATGATACGGTTGTAAACCTAACTATTATGGCTTTAATTGTGATTGGAGGATTAGGCTTTTCAGTATGGGAAGATATCTACAGAGTAAGAAGCTTTAGAGGATTAAAGTTACACACAAAACTGGTACTGGTTGTGACCGCAATCCTGCTTGTTTTTGGATTTATCATCTTCTTCCTGCTGGAGTTTAATAACCCCAAAACACTACAGCCATTAAGTATGAAAGGGAAGATACTTGCGGCAATGTTTCAATCGGTTACACCCAGGACAGCAGGATTTAATACCCTGTCATTGCCGGATTTAACCAATGCTTCAAAATTTATAACCATTATTCTTATGTTTATCGGTGGGTCTCCCGGTTCTACCGCAGGTGGTATAAAAACTGCAACTGCCGGTGTACTTTTCTTTGCTGTACTCTCGGTATTAAAAGGGTCCGAAGATACAAACATGTTTAAAAGAAGGCTAAACACCGAAGTAGTACTAAGATCATTAGCCATTGTTGTAATAAGCCTTGGTATTGTTATAGTTACAACAACAGTTTTATCAATATTTGAAAAGGCAACTTTTATAGAACAAATATTTGAAGCAGTGTCAGCCTTTGGCACGGTGGGTTTATCCCTTGGGATTACACCTAACCTTAATACTGCAAGCAAAATTGCTCTTATTATTACCATGTTCCTGGGAAGAGTAGGTGTGCTCACCATGGGACTTGCCCTTACGATTAAGATGCAAAAATCAAATGCAAAATATAAATATCCTGAAGGTAAAGTAATGGTTGGATAA
- the rplT gene encoding 50S ribosomal protein L20, translated as MARVKGAMHTRKRRKKILKLAKGYRGAKSKLFRTANQAVMKSLVYAYVGRKRKKRDFRKLWISRINAASRMNGLTYSKFINGLKNAGIQMNRKMLAELAVNDAQAFAQLVERAKASL; from the coding sequence ATGGCTAGAGTAAAAGGCGCAATGCATACAAGAAAAAGACGAAAAAAAATATTAAAACTTGCTAAAGGGTATAGAGGTGCAAAGAGCAAGCTTTTTAGAACTGCTAATCAGGCAGTAATGAAATCCCTTGTTTATGCATATGTAGGAAGAAAGAGAAAGAAGAGAGATTTCAGAAAGCTTTGGATTTCCAGAATCAATGCCGCTTCTAGAATGAATGGCTTAACCTATAGTAAATTTATTAACGGTTTAAAAAATGCCGGCATTCAGATGAATAGAAAAATGCTTGCCGAGCTTGCTGTAAATGATGCACAAGCTTTTGCACAATTGGTTGAAAGAGCTAAAGCAAGTTTATAA
- the rpmI gene encoding 50S ribosomal protein L35 yields MPKIKTHKGAAKRFSLTKSGKVKRAKAFKSHILTKKSTKRKRNLRKTAYASSANEAVVKKLIPYK; encoded by the coding sequence ATGCCCAAAATTAAAACCCATAAAGGGGCTGCAAAAAGATTTAGTCTTACCAAGTCTGGTAAAGTAAAGAGAGCAAAGGCTTTTAAGAGTCACATTCTTACAAAAAAATCAACAAAAAGGAAGAGAAACTTGAGAAAGACAGCTTATGCCAGTTCTGCAAATGAGGCAGTAGTAAAGAAGTTAATACCTTATAAATAA
- the infC gene encoding translation initiation factor IF-3 produces the protein MINEEIRDKEIRLIDVDGSQLGIMSAKEAQKIANSKNLDLVKIAPQATPPVCRIMDYGKYKFELAKKEKEARKNQHVVNIKEVRISPSIDEHDFNTKINHALKFLKAGDKVKVTVRFRGREVNHSSLGESLLQRFADSVSELGVVEKKPKLEGKNMAMFLAPKQ, from the coding sequence ATGATTAATGAGGAAATCAGAGACAAAGAAATCCGGCTTATTGATGTTGACGGGTCTCAGTTGGGAATTATGTCTGCAAAAGAGGCGCAGAAGATAGCTAATTCTAAAAACCTTGACCTGGTGAAAATTGCTCCTCAGGCGACGCCGCCAGTGTGCAGGATAATGGATTACGGTAAGTATAAATTTGAGTTAGCTAAGAAAGAAAAGGAAGCTCGAAAAAATCAGCATGTGGTGAATATTAAAGAAGTTAGGATTTCACCTTCCATTGATGAACACGACTTTAACACAAAAATTAACCATGCATTAAAATTTCTTAAGGCCGGTGATAAAGTTAAAGTTACCGTTCGGTTTAGAGGAAGGGAAGTTAATCATTCCTCATTAGGTGAATCTCTTTTACAAAGATTTGCAGATTCTGTAAGTGAACTGGGAGTTGTGGAGAAAAAACCAAAACTTGAAGGTAAAAATATGGCAATGTTTTTAGCACCTAAACAATAA
- a CDS encoding carbohydrate-binding protein, translating into MMGFFDFFFRNKIDDGIAENDAGDVLQPGSSKVRSFNEEFSTELYDTQLAQPYDSYLNNGVQFQEVSRALRVSYNGLLAKSGAQDVYAIVGYGNNLKWEDVEYYPLQKVGHQTFELILPVKRDGNINMAFKDGANNWDNNSGMNYSFSNHFFEGSY; encoded by the coding sequence ATGATGGGATTCTTTGACTTTTTCTTTAGAAATAAAATAGATGATGGAATAGCAGAAAACGATGCTGGTGATGTTTTACAACCAGGGTCGTCAAAAGTTAGATCCTTCAATGAAGAATTCTCGACAGAGCTGTACGATACACAGCTAGCTCAACCCTATGATTCTTACTTAAATAATGGTGTACAATTTCAGGAAGTTTCCAGAGCGCTTCGAGTATCCTATAACGGACTACTGGCGAAAAGCGGAGCTCAAGATGTCTATGCCATTGTAGGTTACGGCAATAATCTTAAATGGGAAGATGTAGAATACTATCCGCTGCAAAAAGTTGGTCACCAGACTTTTGAACTGATACTTCCTGTAAAAAGAGATGGCAATATTAATATGGCATTCAAAGATGGTGCGAACAACTGGGATAACAACTCGGGTATGAACTACAGTTTTAGTAATCATTTTTTTGAGGGTAGCTATTGA
- a CDS encoding RNA-binding domain-containing protein encodes MDVQKLKNLLQQEEGPKLDFKAKLYISTESEKKELTKDVIAMANSPGGRGYILFGIEDKTKEVLGVDPTQFSEEQIQQIIYNRCDPPVPICVDLLEYQGKQIAVLTVYKSNQKPHQMLQNGAFYVRRGSTTDTARREEIANMLQENGLFSYERVILRNACIEQLDSELIKQHFPFDLLLLEGLGIIGNDTDSGQYHPTIGGMLLFGHNPYIFLPHVYIKVLYNNNTKLFTGNILSMLDNVESFLASICSDANYPLEAVNEALANAVVHRDYLDISNGIIMKISSKYIEIINPGAMVSGNRIYKVYNQNHPKRRNPWLYQRLLMVDKKSRFLKYGLGINRIKEYFKNIGNVKFVNLGSQNLFKAILPGFEISSIPSNDV; translated from the coding sequence TTGGACGTCCAAAAATTAAAGAATTTGCTGCAGCAGGAAGAAGGTCCCAAACTGGATTTTAAAGCTAAACTTTATATATCTACCGAAAGTGAAAAGAAAGAATTAACCAAGGACGTCATTGCGATGGCCAACTCTCCTGGAGGGAGAGGATACATTCTTTTTGGAATTGAGGATAAGACCAAGGAAGTACTAGGCGTTGATCCTACACAATTTAGTGAAGAACAGATTCAGCAGATCATATATAACAGGTGCGATCCTCCTGTACCAATATGTGTTGATTTACTGGAATATCAAGGAAAGCAAATAGCTGTTTTAACAGTTTACAAAAGTAATCAAAAACCCCATCAGATGCTTCAAAATGGAGCATTTTACGTTCGAAGAGGTTCCACGACCGATACTGCCCGTAGAGAGGAAATAGCGAATATGCTTCAGGAAAACGGGTTATTTAGTTATGAAAGGGTTATTCTCAGAAATGCTTGTATAGAGCAGTTGGATAGTGAGCTGATAAAACAGCATTTCCCATTTGACCTTCTACTGTTGGAAGGTTTAGGTATTATCGGTAATGATACTGACAGCGGACAATACCATCCGACTATTGGAGGTATGCTGCTCTTTGGGCACAATCCTTATATTTTTTTGCCTCATGTTTATATAAAAGTGCTTTATAATAACAATACTAAACTATTCACAGGCAATATTCTTAGTATGCTGGATAATGTAGAAAGTTTTTTAGCAAGTATATGCAGTGATGCTAACTATCCTCTTGAGGCAGTTAACGAAGCTTTAGCCAATGCCGTTGTACATAGGGATTATTTGGACATTTCCAATGGCATTATCATGAAAATTTCATCCAAATATATTGAAATCATCAATCCCGGTGCAATGGTTTCGGGTAACAGAATCTACAAGGTTTATAATCAAAATCATCCAAAAAGGCGCAACCCATGGCTTTATCAAAGGCTATTAATGGTAGATAAAAAGAGCAGATTTTTAAAATACGGATTAGGAATCAATCGAATTAAAGAATACTTTAAGAATATCGGCAATGTGAAATTTGTTAATCTTGGTTCACAAAATTTATTTAAAGCCATATTACCGGGGTTTGAAATTTCAAGCATTCCATCAAATGATGTGTAA
- a CDS encoding DUF421 domain-containing protein, translating to MLITFFRTIFLYILVIAALRIMGKRQIGELQPSELVVAIMISELAAIPMQATGIPLINGILPIITLMIAEVVLSYITLKSEKARNIISGTPSILIENGKINEKEMENLRFNMDDLLEELRVNNCPNIADVEFAILETSGQLSIIPKSQKSPVTAEDLNIPTKYNGLPLTLISDGKVNYNNLRKANLNRQWLSGELAKFGINEINDVFFASLDTQGNLYYQLKNKEEEE from the coding sequence ATGCTTATCACTTTTTTTAGAACAATATTTTTATACATCCTTGTTATAGCTGCTTTAAGGATTATGGGAAAACGCCAAATTGGTGAACTACAGCCTTCAGAATTAGTGGTAGCTATCATGATATCGGAATTGGCTGCAATTCCGATGCAGGCAACGGGTATACCGCTAATCAACGGTATTTTGCCTATCATTACACTAATGATAGCAGAAGTAGTTCTATCATACATAACACTTAAAAGTGAAAAAGCCAGAAATATTATTAGCGGTACGCCAAGTATATTGATTGAAAATGGCAAAATTAATGAAAAAGAAATGGAAAACCTGCGTTTCAATATGGATGACCTTTTAGAAGAGTTACGGGTAAACAACTGTCCGAATATTGCAGATGTTGAATTTGCAATATTAGAGACCAGCGGTCAGCTAAGCATCATACCAAAATCCCAAAAGAGCCCAGTCACTGCCGAAGATTTAAATATACCCACCAAATATAACGGACTGCCTCTTACTCTTATTTCGGATGGAAAAGTTAACTATAATAATCTTAGAAAGGCAAATTTGAATAGACAGTGGCTTAGTGGAGAGCTGGCCAAATTCGGTATTAATGAAATAAATGATGTATTTTTTGCCAGTTTAGACACACAAGGCAATTTATACTATCAACTCAAAAATAAAGAAGAGGAGGAATAA
- a CDS encoding DUF4363 family protein, with product MRAFKISIALLITIILGSIVYIYWLNTTSNNLLSKIDKLEDAVQSNNWSAAEKQLDDIQKGWEKTEKWMTTLIDHQEIDAIKITLAKLSQYVHYKEVADFMAESATLKLLIKHIPGKEKINLSNLF from the coding sequence GTGAGGGCTTTTAAAATTTCAATTGCACTTTTAATTACTATTATCCTAGGGTCTATTGTATATATTTATTGGCTAAATACTACTTCAAATAACCTCCTATCAAAAATAGATAAGTTAGAGGACGCAGTTCAATCCAATAACTGGAGTGCTGCAGAAAAACAACTTGATGATATTCAAAAAGGATGGGAAAAAACAGAAAAATGGATGACGACTTTAATTGACCATCAAGAAATTGATGCAATCAAGATAACGCTTGCTAAACTCTCTCAGTATGTGCATTATAAAGAAGTTGCAGACTTTATGGCAGAAAGTGCAACATTAAAATTACTGATTAAACATATACCTGGCAAGGAAAAAATAAATCTGTCTAATTTGTTTTAA
- a CDS encoding Cof-type HAD-IIB family hydrolase → MDIRLVAIDLDGTLLDANKEISQRNIDTIGKVMEKGIKVVICSGRIFMGARIYSKMIGTKEPIIACNGAIIRSVTTGATIHEELIDVGECKKIVDILHNSNIYFHAYIGDSMVSERMEFSTFRYSQINERFPEEDRVDIKIVDNVWDYIKEMGNPVTKFVVVSEDIEYLETVREKFKEMKAIEMASSDKNNFEIMRNGVTKGKALKILAHHLGYAMDQVMAIGDNENDISMLQAAGFPVAMENGWDEVKKIAKFVTRNNNQDGVAYALEQILL, encoded by the coding sequence ATGGATATAAGGTTAGTAGCAATAGATTTGGATGGTACACTGCTGGATGCCAATAAGGAGATCAGTCAAAGAAATATAGATACCATAGGAAAAGTGATGGAAAAAGGAATCAAGGTAGTGATCTGTTCCGGAAGAATATTCATGGGTGCCAGAATATATAGTAAAATGATCGGGACAAAAGAGCCCATTATTGCATGCAACGGTGCTATTATCCGGAGCGTAACGACTGGTGCGACAATACACGAAGAATTGATTGATGTTGGAGAGTGTAAAAAAATTGTAGATATATTACACAACAGTAACATATATTTTCATGCTTACATAGGAGATAGTATGGTATCTGAAAGGATGGAATTCTCTACCTTCAGGTATTCACAAATCAATGAAAGATTTCCTGAGGAAGACAGGGTGGATATCAAGATCGTAGACAACGTATGGGATTACATAAAAGAGATGGGTAACCCGGTAACTAAATTTGTTGTTGTGTCGGAAGATATTGAATATCTTGAAACCGTCAGAGAAAAGTTCAAAGAGATGAAGGCTATTGAAATGGCCAGTTCGGATAAGAATAACTTTGAAATTATGCGTAATGGTGTGACTAAAGGGAAAGCGTTGAAGATTCTTGCACACCATCTGGGATACGCAATGGACCAGGTAATGGCAATAGGGGATAATGAAAATGATATTTCGATGTTACAGGCTGCAGGTTTTCCTGTTGCAATGGAAAATGGCTGGGATGAAGTAAAGAAAATTGCTAAGTTTGTAACCAGAAATAATAACCAAGATGGAGTAGCCTATGCCCTTGAGCAGATCTTGTTATAA
- a CDS encoding aminotransferase class I/II-fold pyridoxal phosphate-dependent enzyme, which translates to MKIDEMLSPAVKSIKPSGIRKFFDIVSEMKDAISLGVGEPDFVTPWRVREAGIYSLEKGHTHYTSNLGLIELRKEIAAYLSRRFNVTYNPKDEILVTVGGSEAIDLAVRALVSPGDEVLIPEPSFVCYKPCTLLAGGVPVPIVTKAENQFKLTPEELKEKITSKTKLLMLPYPNNPTGGIMTKKDLEAIAEVIKDTDILVLSDEIYAELTYEGSHVSFASLPNMKERTILINGFSKSYAMTGWRLGYAAGHPSIIGAMTKIHQYAIMSSPTTSQYAAIEALKYCDEDIRYMVKEYNYRRRIIVDGLRKMGLDCFEPLGAFYVFPSIQKTGLSSDEFCEKLLYEEKVAVVPGTAFGDSGEGFIRCSYAYSIDNINEALKRIGRFVKKYI; encoded by the coding sequence ATGAAAATAGATGAAATGCTTTCACCTGCAGTTAAGAGTATCAAACCTTCCGGAATAAGGAAGTTCTTTGATATTGTAAGTGAGATGAAGGATGCAATATCCTTGGGGGTAGGTGAACCTGATTTTGTAACGCCCTGGCGTGTAAGGGAAGCAGGAATATATTCACTGGAAAAAGGCCATACCCATTATACTTCCAACCTGGGGTTGATTGAGCTTAGAAAAGAAATTGCTGCATATCTAAGCAGAAGATTTAATGTTACATATAATCCTAAGGATGAGATTTTAGTCACAGTAGGAGGAAGTGAAGCAATTGACCTGGCTGTAAGAGCTCTGGTTTCTCCGGGTGATGAGGTGCTAATTCCGGAACCAAGCTTTGTTTGCTATAAACCCTGCACGTTGCTTGCCGGGGGAGTGCCCGTACCAATTGTAACGAAAGCAGAAAATCAATTTAAGTTAACACCGGAAGAATTAAAAGAAAAGATAACTTCTAAAACAAAATTGTTAATGTTACCTTATCCCAATAACCCGACAGGCGGGATCATGACTAAAAAAGACCTGGAGGCAATAGCAGAGGTAATAAAAGATACTGATATATTGGTTCTTAGCGATGAAATATATGCAGAGTTGACTTATGAAGGTTCGCATGTTTCCTTTGCAAGTCTTCCAAATATGAAAGAAAGAACCATACTAATTAATGGATTTTCTAAGTCTTATGCTATGACCGGTTGGAGGTTGGGATATGCTGCGGGACACCCTTCCATCATAGGAGCTATGACAAAAATACATCAATATGCCATCATGAGTTCACCCACAACAAGCCAGTATGCTGCAATAGAAGCATTAAAATACTGTGACGAGGATATAAGATATATGGTTAAAGAATACAATTATAGACGCAGAATTATTGTAGATGGACTCAGAAAGATGGGATTAGACTGTTTTGAACCGCTGGGAGCATTCTATGTATTTCCTTCCATTCAAAAAACCGGGTTATCGTCTGATGAGTTCTGTGAAAAACTCTTATATGAAGAAAAAGTAGCAGTAGTTCCAGGAACAGCTTTTGGGGATAGTGGAGAAGGATTTATAAGGTGTTCTTATGCTTATTCTATTGATAATATCAATGAAGCTTTAAAAAGAATAGGACGATTCGTTAAAAAGTACATTTAG